CGGCTTTTCATGACGCAGTCATGGAGGAAATGCTTAAGATCTCATGATGCCGATGTGACAATGTTCAAGAACCTAATGACTGAAAATCGAATGGCCACGCCCCTTCAATCTCTCACAACGGAACAACAAAACCTCGCCTCGCAGGCTCTGGACACGAAGTCGGCGCTTGAGATCGCAACCATCATTAACAATGAAGACTCCAAAGTCGCGGCCGCAGTGAGCCAGGCCCTGCCCCAGATTGCTCGAGCGATTGATGCGATCGCGGATGCCTTGTCTCGTGGTGGACGATTAATCTACATCGGCACCGGAACCAGCGGTCGCATTGCTGCGCTCGATGCCGCTGAGTGTCCACCGACCTTCAGCACCGATCCCAAGCAAGTCCAATTCGTGATTGCCGGCGGAGAGAAAGCCCTCGGGCGAGCGGTAGAAGCAAACGAAGATTCACCCGAGCTAGGTCAGCGCGACATCGCGAAACTCAAGCCCTCTAAGAAGGACGTCGTCGTGGGTATCGCCGCAAGCGGTCGCACACCCTACACCATCGCGGCAGTTGAGTACGCAAAGAAAAAAGGCGCGAAGACCGTGGGCGTTTCGTGCAATTCCGATTCTCCTCTATCGCAAGCTGTCGATATTGCCATTGCGGCCGAAGTTGGGTCAGAGGTGATCTCCGGCTCCACGCGGATGAAGGCAGGGACGGCTCAAAAGATGATCCTGAATATGCTCACGACAGGCGCAATGACGCGGCTCGGCTATGTCTACGGAAATCTGATGGTCAATGTGTCGCCTAAAAACGAAAAGCTTGTGGAGCGCGCAATTACTATCCTCAGCAGGGCAGCCGATATCGACCGCGAGCGCGCAAGAGAGGCTTTGAGCAGATCAGGGAGGAGTGTCCCCCTCGCTCTCATTATGCTGAAGACGGGAGCTAGTCTAGCCAGCGCCAAACGCAAGCTAAAGGCGAGCGGCGGACACGTGCGGAGAGCAATCGACTCCTCCGGAAGTGCTAAGCCTTCCGACACAAGATGATCACGCGAATGAGGAAAACCTCGGATGTGCGACCAGCCTCGTGAGGTTAGAATCTAAACACCAACAATACTTCGCGCTGCTCCTTGCGGGTGGATAGCGAGCGTAAAACGCAACTTAACCGGATCCTGAACTCCCCCGACATGCAGGAACCACGACGCAAGGACGTAGCATCCGAAGTCCCTAGGTACTCAAGCAAAATGGATAAATTTGTCATTCGAGGCGGCAATCCCCTAGTCGGAACCG
The genomic region above belongs to Terriglobales bacterium and contains:
- the murQ gene encoding N-acetylmuramic acid 6-phosphate etherase, yielding MTENRMATPLQSLTTEQQNLASQALDTKSALEIATIINNEDSKVAAAVSQALPQIARAIDAIADALSRGGRLIYIGTGTSGRIAALDAAECPPTFSTDPKQVQFVIAGGEKALGRAVEANEDSPELGQRDIAKLKPSKKDVVVGIAASGRTPYTIAAVEYAKKKGAKTVGVSCNSDSPLSQAVDIAIAAEVGSEVISGSTRMKAGTAQKMILNMLTTGAMTRLGYVYGNLMVNVSPKNEKLVERAITILSRAADIDRERAREALSRSGRSVPLALIMLKTGASLASAKRKLKASGGHVRRAIDSSGSAKPSDTR